In a single window of the Synechococcus sp. HK05 genome:
- a CDS encoding DUF6464 family protein, which translates to MHVELRQAGSNRLLERLDLDDIPQPGRWLVVDDRSFLVLQRHHRYQLRSGRYELSCIALQVKAQKQPADARWWQGRWVIGDPSCSYNARSPLLRCAVLPEGPCDRCAHHTSVQDTTAAAES; encoded by the coding sequence ATGCACGTGGAACTGCGTCAGGCCGGCAGCAACCGCTTGCTTGAACGCCTCGACCTTGACGACATCCCCCAGCCCGGCCGCTGGTTGGTGGTCGACGACCGCAGTTTTCTGGTGTTGCAGCGTCACCACCGCTACCAGCTGCGCAGTGGTCGCTACGAGCTCAGCTGCATCGCCTTGCAGGTGAAGGCGCAGAAGCAGCCTGCCGATGCCCGCTGGTGGCAGGGCCGTTGGGTGATTGGTGATCCCAGTTGCTCTTACAACGCGCGCAGCCCTCTGCTGCGCTGCGCAGTGCTGCCGGAGGGGCCCTGCGATCGCTGCGCGCATCACACCTCTGTTCAAGACACCACAGCCGCAGCGGAGTCGTGA
- the mfd gene encoding transcription-repair coupling factor: MPLTALVRQLQQAPLTGEVLQRSQRQERLRLSGAGRGARALVSSALAGAAEAPLLVVVPTLEEAGRWAALLELMGWSSAQLYPTSEGSPYEPFDPTSEITWGQLQVLSELLDATGGQRLAIVATERALQPHLPPPAALKAQCLSLRKGDTVDLEQLGETLTRLGYERVTAIEQEGSWSRRGDIVDVFPVSAELPVRLEFFGEELEKLREFDPASQRSLDPIEVVRLTPSGYGPLIAEALREGMPDGLDQLLSPEALEQLLEGGTPEGMRRLMGLAWSEPASLLSYLPANTLIAVDERRHCLAHGQQWFDHASDHHSEVSAELGVELPAVLHRPPEQALATTEAFAGFDLAELHESDSHANSFDLASRPVPAYPNQFGKLAELIKGFQRDKAKVWLLSAQPTRAVALLEEHDCISRFVPNPGDVASIDRLIEQNTPVALKTKGTAELEGLQLPAWKLALITDREFFGQQSLTATGYVRRRRKAASRTVDPNKMRPGDFVVHRNHGIGKFLKLEKLAISGESRDYLVVQYADGLLRVAADQLGSLGRYRATTEQPPDLNRMGGTAWSKAKERARKAVRKVALDLVKLYAERHQAAGFCFPADGPWQSELEESFPYEPTPDQLKAIADVKRDMEKPQPMDRLVCGDVGFGKTEVAIRAIFKAVTAGKQVAMLAPTTVLAQQHWRSLSERFAPYPIKVSLLNRFRTTGERKAIQEGLGEGTVDVVVGTHQLLGKSTTFKQLGLLVVDEEQRFGVNQKEKIKALRKDVDVLTLSATPIPRTLYMSLSGVREMSLITTPPPLRRPIKTHLAALDDEAVRSAIRQELDRGGQIFYVVPRVEGIEEVAERLRLMIPGLRLLVAHGQMAEGELESAMVAFNAGEADLMLCTTIVESGLDIPRVNTILIEDAHKFGLAQLYQLRGRVGRSGIQAHAWLFYPGDASLSEAARQRLRAIQEFAQLGSGYQLAMRDMEIRGVGNLLGVEQSGQMETIGFDLYMEMLQESLAEIQGQDIPAVDDTQIDLPITAFIPGDWIADNDEKMAAYRAAADCTSPDALLQLATDWVDRYGAIPAPVISLLQLMELKLLAKRCGFSRIKPEKPNIALETPMEEPAFRLLRQGLPQHLHGRLVYQAGSGSTAKVLARGLGVLPMEKQVEELMTWLKQMAEQIPGADGLTDAQRTEQIQAKNEAVLAV, from the coding sequence ATGCCCCTCACCGCCCTGGTGCGTCAGCTGCAGCAGGCTCCGCTCACCGGCGAAGTGCTGCAGCGCAGCCAGCGACAGGAGCGGCTGCGGCTGAGCGGTGCTGGGCGTGGAGCGAGGGCCCTGGTGAGCAGCGCCCTGGCAGGTGCTGCCGAAGCACCACTGCTGGTGGTGGTGCCCACCCTCGAGGAAGCAGGCCGCTGGGCGGCGCTGCTGGAGCTGATGGGCTGGAGCAGCGCTCAGCTCTACCCCACCAGTGAGGGCAGCCCCTATGAGCCCTTCGATCCCACCAGCGAGATCACCTGGGGCCAGCTGCAGGTGCTCAGCGAACTGCTGGACGCAACCGGCGGCCAGCGGCTGGCGATCGTGGCCACCGAACGGGCGCTGCAGCCGCATCTCCCACCGCCGGCAGCCTTGAAGGCCCAGTGCCTGAGCCTGCGCAAAGGCGACACGGTGGATCTCGAGCAGCTGGGCGAAACGCTCACGCGCCTGGGCTATGAGCGGGTGACCGCGATTGAGCAGGAGGGCAGCTGGAGCCGCCGCGGCGACATCGTGGATGTGTTCCCGGTGAGCGCCGAGCTGCCGGTGCGCCTGGAATTTTTCGGGGAGGAGCTGGAGAAACTGCGGGAATTCGATCCCGCCAGCCAGCGCTCCCTCGATCCGATCGAGGTGGTGCGGCTCACCCCTAGCGGCTACGGCCCGTTGATTGCAGAAGCCCTGCGCGAGGGCATGCCCGATGGACTGGATCAGCTGCTCAGCCCGGAAGCGCTGGAGCAGCTGCTGGAAGGGGGCACCCCCGAAGGGATGCGCCGGCTGATGGGCCTGGCCTGGAGTGAGCCGGCCTCACTGCTCAGCTATCTCCCCGCCAACACGCTGATCGCCGTGGATGAACGGCGCCATTGCCTGGCCCACGGCCAGCAGTGGTTCGATCACGCCAGCGACCACCACAGCGAAGTGAGCGCCGAGCTGGGCGTGGAGCTGCCCGCGGTGCTGCACCGGCCACCCGAGCAAGCCCTCGCCACCACCGAAGCCTTCGCCGGTTTCGATCTGGCGGAGCTGCACGAAAGCGACAGCCACGCCAACAGCTTCGATCTGGCGAGCCGGCCGGTGCCGGCCTATCCCAATCAATTCGGCAAGCTCGCCGAGCTGATCAAGGGCTTCCAGCGCGACAAGGCCAAGGTATGGCTGCTCTCCGCCCAGCCCACCCGGGCCGTGGCGCTGCTGGAGGAGCACGACTGCATCAGTCGCTTCGTGCCCAACCCGGGCGATGTGGCCTCAATCGATCGGCTGATCGAGCAGAACACGCCTGTGGCCCTCAAAACCAAGGGCACCGCTGAGCTGGAGGGTCTGCAGCTGCCCGCCTGGAAGCTGGCGCTGATCACAGACCGGGAGTTCTTCGGCCAGCAATCGCTCACCGCCACGGGCTACGTGCGCCGGCGCCGCAAGGCCGCCAGCCGCACGGTGGATCCCAACAAGATGCGCCCCGGCGATTTCGTGGTGCACCGCAACCACGGCATCGGCAAGTTCCTCAAGCTCGAGAAGCTGGCGATCAGCGGCGAATCGCGCGACTACCTGGTGGTGCAGTACGCCGATGGCCTGCTGCGGGTAGCGGCTGACCAGCTGGGCAGCCTCGGCCGCTATCGCGCCACCACCGAGCAGCCGCCCGATCTCAACCGCATGGGCGGCACCGCCTGGAGCAAGGCCAAGGAGCGGGCCCGCAAGGCCGTGCGCAAGGTGGCGCTGGATCTCGTGAAGCTCTACGCCGAGCGCCATCAGGCCGCGGGCTTCTGCTTCCCCGCCGATGGCCCCTGGCAAAGCGAACTGGAGGAGTCGTTCCCCTACGAACCCACCCCCGATCAGCTCAAGGCAATCGCCGATGTGAAGCGCGACATGGAGAAGCCCCAGCCGATGGACCGGCTGGTGTGCGGTGATGTGGGCTTCGGCAAAACCGAAGTGGCGATTCGCGCCATCTTCAAGGCGGTGACGGCCGGCAAGCAGGTGGCGATGCTCGCGCCCACCACGGTGTTGGCGCAGCAGCACTGGCGCTCTCTTTCTGAGCGCTTTGCGCCCTATCCGATCAAGGTGAGCCTGCTCAACCGGTTCCGCACCACCGGCGAACGCAAAGCGATCCAGGAAGGGCTCGGCGAAGGCACGGTGGATGTGGTGGTGGGGACGCACCAGCTGCTGGGCAAGAGCACCACGTTCAAACAGCTAGGTCTGCTTGTGGTGGATGAAGAGCAGCGCTTCGGCGTGAACCAGAAGGAAAAGATCAAAGCCCTGCGCAAAGACGTCGACGTGCTCACGCTCTCGGCAACCCCGATCCCCCGCACCCTCTACATGAGCCTCTCGGGCGTGCGCGAGATGAGCCTGATCACCACGCCGCCGCCGCTGCGCCGGCCGATCAAAACCCACCTCGCCGCTCTCGACGACGAAGCCGTGCGCAGCGCCATCCGCCAGGAGCTCGATCGCGGCGGCCAGATCTTCTATGTGGTGCCGCGGGTGGAAGGCATCGAGGAAGTGGCCGAACGGCTGCGGCTGATGATCCCTGGCCTACGGCTGCTGGTGGCCCACGGCCAAATGGCCGAAGGCGAGCTGGAGAGCGCGATGGTGGCCTTCAACGCCGGCGAAGCCGACTTGATGCTCTGCACCACGATCGTGGAGAGCGGCCTCGATATCCCGCGCGTCAACACGATCCTGATCGAAGACGCCCACAAGTTCGGCCTCGCCCAGCTCTACCAACTGCGCGGCCGTGTGGGCCGCAGCGGCATCCAGGCCCATGCCTGGCTCTTCTATCCCGGTGATGCCTCCTTGAGCGAGGCGGCGCGGCAACGGCTGCGGGCCATCCAGGAGTTCGCCCAACTGGGCAGCGGTTACCAGCTCGCCATGCGCGACATGGAGATCCGCGGCGTGGGCAACCTGCTGGGGGTGGAGCAGAGCGGCCAGATGGAAACCATCGGCTTCGACCTCTACATGGAGATGCTGCAGGAATCCCTCGCCGAGATCCAGGGGCAAGACATCCCGGCCGTGGACGACACCCAGATCGATCTGCCGATCACAGCCTTCATCCCTGGCGACTGGATCGCCGACAACGACGAGAAGATGGCGGCCTACCGCGCCGCGGCCGACTGCACCAGCCCGGACGCGCTGTTGCAGCTCGCCACCGATTGGGTGGATCGCTATGGCGCCATCCCAGCGCCGGTGATCTCCTTGCTGCAGCTGATGGAGCTGAAGCTGCTCGCCAAGCGCTGCGGCTTCTCGCGCATCAAACCGGAGAAACCCAACATCGCCCTGGAAACGCCGATGGAAGAGCCCGCGTTCCGGCTCCTGCGCCAGGGCCTTCCCCAACACCTGCACGGCCGACTCGTGTATCAGGCGGGGAGCGGCAGCACCGCCAAGGTGCTGGCCCGTGGCCTCGGCGTGCTGCCGATGGAGAAACAGGTGGAGGAGCTGATGACCTGGCTTAAGCAGATGGCCGAACAGATCCCCGGCGCCGATGGGCTCACCGATGCCCAGCGCACCGAGCAGATCCAGGCCAAAAACGAAGCGGTGCTGGCGGTGTGA
- the fmt gene encoding methionyl-tRNA formyltransferase, translating into MKVLFWGTPAYAVASLDALVAAGHQLVGVVSQPDRRRGRGKALMPSPVKARALELGIPVFTPERIRREPECQQQLADLGADIYVVVAFGQILPPEILQQPPLGCWNGHGSLLPRWRGAGPIQWSLIEGDSTTGVGVMAMEEGLDTGPVLLERAIRIGLRENAHQLAERLAALTGTLLVEALPLIEAAGPGPEPERLHKLGVRLQSDEGMTYARMLTKEDAQIDWHQSALQIHRKVMGLYPGATSSWQGKRLKVLATEPLVKRLAAELSPEAAELAARWGLPPDGNAAAGAVEPGTVLDVVAGVGLVVASSGCPLLLREAQLEGKAAASGTQLLQQLQARPGDQLGDAAA; encoded by the coding sequence GTGAAGGTCCTGTTCTGGGGCACCCCGGCCTACGCCGTGGCCAGCCTGGATGCCCTGGTGGCCGCGGGCCATCAGCTGGTGGGGGTGGTGAGCCAACCCGACCGGCGCCGCGGCCGCGGCAAAGCACTGATGCCGTCGCCAGTGAAGGCTCGGGCGCTTGAGCTGGGAATTCCCGTGTTCACACCCGAGCGGATCCGGCGTGAACCCGAATGCCAACAGCAACTCGCCGATCTCGGGGCGGACATCTACGTGGTGGTGGCCTTCGGCCAGATCCTGCCCCCGGAGATCCTGCAGCAGCCGCCCCTGGGCTGCTGGAACGGCCATGGATCCCTGTTGCCCCGTTGGCGTGGCGCCGGCCCAATCCAATGGAGCCTGATCGAAGGCGACAGCACCACCGGCGTGGGCGTGATGGCCATGGAAGAGGGGCTCGACACCGGGCCGGTGCTGCTTGAGCGGGCCATCCGGATCGGCCTGCGCGAGAACGCCCATCAGCTCGCTGAACGGCTCGCAGCGCTCACCGGCACCTTGCTGGTGGAAGCGCTGCCGCTGATTGAGGCGGCCGGCCCAGGCCCTGAACCCGAGCGGCTCCACAAGCTCGGAGTGCGGCTGCAGAGCGACGAGGGCATGACCTACGCGCGCATGCTCACCAAGGAGGATGCCCAGATCGATTGGCATCAATCGGCCTTGCAGATTCACCGCAAGGTGATGGGGCTCTATCCCGGCGCCACCAGCAGCTGGCAAGGCAAGCGGCTGAAAGTGCTAGCCACCGAGCCCCTGGTGAAGCGCCTGGCGGCTGAGCTGAGCCCGGAAGCTGCCGAGCTCGCGGCACGTTGGGGGCTGCCCCCCGATGGCAACGCTGCTGCAGGTGCCGTGGAACCCGGCACGGTGTTGGACGTGGTGGCGGGCGTGGGCTTGGTGGTGGCCAGCAGCGGCTGCCCGCTGCTGCTGCGGGAAGCCCAGCTGGAGGGCAAGGCGGCCGCCAGCGGCACCCAGCTGCTGCAACAGCTGCAGGCCAGACCTGGCGATCAGCTTGGGGATGCCGCGGCCTGA
- a CDS encoding DEAD/DEAH box helicase — protein MTEEELSSSPFAALGLGRPIVQAVLEKGYTNPSPIQAQCIPAVLDGRDVMAAAQTGTGKTAGFTLPMLERLRHGPHARNNVVRALVLTPTRELAAQVGENVAAYSRHLDLRSDVVFGGVKINPQMMRLRGGADVLVATPGRLMDLAQQNAVKLNRVEILVLDEADRMLDMGFIRDIQKILALLPAKRQNLLFSATFEASIKKLATGLLHNPVQLQATPENRTATTVEHLLHPCDMARKPDLLCHLIKSNDWQQVLVFSRTKHGANRIADRLTQEGMAAAAIHGNKSQGARTRALAGFKSGELRVLVATDIAARGIDIHQLPHVVNLDLPNQAEDYVHRIGRTGRAGCNGHAVSLVAAEEHELLRAIERLIGNPLPKQEVPGFERTIHSAPPLDLSGGRGRGGGGGGRRGGPGGGGGGGGAAGRGRAPASRPRQR, from the coding sequence GTGACGGAAGAGGAGCTCAGCAGCTCGCCCTTCGCTGCCCTCGGCCTGGGCCGGCCGATTGTGCAGGCGGTGCTGGAGAAGGGCTACACGAACCCCTCGCCGATTCAGGCCCAGTGCATCCCGGCGGTGCTCGATGGCCGCGATGTGATGGCGGCCGCGCAAACGGGCACCGGCAAAACCGCGGGCTTCACCCTGCCGATGCTGGAGCGGTTGCGCCACGGCCCCCACGCCCGCAACAACGTGGTGCGGGCGCTGGTGCTCACCCCCACCCGTGAGTTGGCGGCCCAGGTGGGCGAAAACGTGGCGGCCTATTCCCGCCACCTCGATCTGCGCTCCGATGTGGTGTTCGGCGGCGTGAAGATCAACCCGCAGATGATGCGCTTGCGCGGCGGCGCTGATGTGCTGGTGGCCACCCCCGGCCGCTTGATGGATCTGGCGCAGCAGAACGCCGTGAAGCTCAACCGGGTGGAAATCCTGGTGCTGGATGAAGCCGATCGGATGCTCGACATGGGCTTCATCCGCGACATCCAGAAAATCCTGGCGCTGTTGCCGGCGAAGCGGCAGAACCTGCTGTTCTCGGCCACCTTCGAGGCCTCGATCAAAAAGCTGGCCACCGGTTTGCTGCACAACCCCGTGCAGCTGCAGGCCACGCCAGAAAATCGCACCGCCACCACGGTGGAGCATCTGCTCCATCCCTGCGACATGGCGCGCAAACCCGATCTGCTCTGCCATCTGATCAAGAGCAACGACTGGCAGCAGGTGCTGGTGTTCTCCCGCACCAAGCACGGCGCGAACCGCATTGCCGATCGCCTCACCCAGGAAGGTATGGCGGCCGCGGCAATCCATGGCAACAAGAGCCAGGGTGCTCGCACCCGGGCCCTTGCCGGCTTCAAGAGCGGTGAGCTGCGGGTGTTGGTGGCCACCGATATCGCCGCCCGCGGCATCGACATTCACCAGCTTCCCCACGTGGTGAATCTGGATCTGCCCAACCAGGCGGAGGACTATGTGCACCGCATCGGCCGTACCGGCCGCGCTGGCTGCAATGGCCATGCCGTGTCGCTGGTGGCGGCGGAAGAGCATGAGCTGCTGCGCGCCATTGAGCGGCTGATCGGCAACCCTCTTCCGAAGCAGGAGGTGCCGGGGTTTGAACGCACCATCCACTCAGCTCCGCCGCTGGATCTCAGCGGTGGCCGCGGCCGTGGCGGCGGTGGTGGTGGTCGCCGTGGCGGTCCGGGCGGTGGCGGCGGCGGTGGTGGCGCGGCAGGACGCGGCCGTGCTCCAGCGTCCCGCCCCCGGCAGCGTTGA
- a CDS encoding TldD/PmbA family protein yields the protein MSTTNSTGAATGLNAEQLRSSLASIAAANGIRRWDLGAACSTDISVQVDRGEPKQMKGAQRSSITVRVWNDAGLVGVTSTSDLSEAGLERALTGAKEASAFGNADDIPAFSPLATAPLASLDQPIHAPKGILSLLDTLKGAEQELLARHDAIATVPYNGLAERSSERIYLNSDGACRQQQLSTASLYLYARAEEAGRKPRSAGAVRLAYGSADLDVAGCINEAAERTISHLNYAPIETGRYTCVFSPEAFLDLIGAFSGLFNARAVLDGVSLSNRDSIGETLAVPFLDIHDNGLHPGNIGASAFDGEGTPTKRLALLEGGVLRNFLHSEATARAFGVSPTGHAGMGAKVSVGPDWFEVSATPGSGGGQSGLDRFKAGEPIVWIDSLSALHAGVKASQGSFSLPFDGWLIQGGEPRSIEAATVAGDIRQVLKAIVGFEGEAKITPDGLCPMVWVEGLSITGEA from the coding sequence ATGAGCACCACCAACAGCACTGGCGCCGCCACTGGCCTCAACGCCGAACAACTGCGCAGCAGCCTGGCCAGCATCGCCGCCGCCAATGGCATCCGCCGCTGGGATCTCGGCGCCGCCTGCTCCACCGACATCTCCGTACAGGTGGATCGCGGCGAACCCAAACAGATGAAGGGCGCCCAGCGCAGCTCCATCACCGTGCGCGTGTGGAACGACGCCGGCCTGGTGGGCGTGACCAGCACCTCCGATCTCAGTGAAGCCGGCCTGGAGCGGGCCCTCACCGGCGCCAAGGAAGCCAGCGCCTTCGGCAACGCCGACGACATCCCCGCCTTCTCGCCCCTGGCCACCGCGCCGCTCGCAAGCCTCGATCAACCGATCCATGCCCCAAAGGGCATCCTGAGCCTGCTCGACACGCTCAAAGGAGCTGAGCAGGAACTGCTGGCGCGCCACGACGCCATTGCCACCGTTCCCTACAACGGCCTGGCTGAGCGCAGCAGCGAGCGGATCTATCTCAACAGCGACGGCGCCTGCCGCCAGCAACAGCTCAGCACCGCCAGCCTCTACCTCTACGCCCGCGCCGAGGAAGCCGGCCGCAAACCACGCAGCGCCGGAGCCGTGCGCCTGGCCTACGGCTCCGCCGACCTCGATGTGGCCGGTTGCATCAACGAGGCGGCCGAGCGCACGATCAGCCACCTCAACTACGCCCCGATCGAAACCGGCCGCTACACCTGCGTGTTCAGCCCCGAGGCGTTCCTCGATCTGATTGGCGCCTTCAGCGGCCTGTTCAATGCCCGCGCCGTGCTCGATGGGGTGAGCCTCAGCAACCGCGACTCCATCGGCGAAACCCTCGCGGTTCCCTTCCTCGACATCCACGACAACGGCCTGCACCCCGGCAACATCGGCGCCTCGGCGTTCGATGGCGAAGGCACTCCCACCAAGCGTCTGGCGCTGCTGGAGGGCGGCGTGCTCCGCAACTTCCTCCACTCCGAAGCCACAGCTCGCGCCTTTGGCGTAAGCCCCACCGGCCACGCCGGCATGGGCGCCAAGGTGTCGGTGGGTCCGGACTGGTTTGAAGTGAGCGCTACCCCCGGCAGCGGCGGTGGCCAATCAGGCCTGGATCGTTTCAAGGCCGGCGAGCCGATTGTGTGGATCGATTCGCTTTCAGCGCTGCATGCCGGTGTGAAGGCCAGCCAGGGCTCGTTCTCATTGCCCTTCGATGGTTGGTTGATCCAGGGCGGTGAACCCCGCTCGATCGAGGCCGCCACCGTGGCGGGCGACATCCGCCAGGTGCTCAAAGCGATCGTGGGCTTTGAGGGCGAGGCCAAGATCACCCCCGATGGGCTCTGCCCGATGGTGTGGGTGGAGGGCCTGTCGATCACCGGCGAGGCCTGA
- a CDS encoding DUF475 domain-containing protein has translation MEAESIPSLSPLIQAADQWGELLLLLPLLVALEAVLSADNAIALAAISRQLRDPRQQGQALNLGLGLALVFRLLLIAVARWVLDFWPLQLLASAYLLWLCISNLLPSGEAAADAEPDHAPEPGSPHHDRGLLAVVGTLALTDLAFSLDSVAAAVAVSDNLLLVMAGGVIGVVALRLTSALFIRWLSVFRHLETAGYLAVGLVGVRLLIRLAAPNLVPPEWVLLALVGMLFLWGFSSRFPSPDPSELTP, from the coding sequence ATGGAAGCGGAGTCGATTCCTTCCCTTTCACCTTTGATTCAGGCCGCGGATCAGTGGGGTGAACTGCTGCTGCTGCTGCCGCTGCTGGTGGCCTTGGAGGCGGTGCTCTCGGCCGATAACGCCATTGCACTGGCCGCGATCTCCCGGCAGTTGCGCGATCCCCGCCAACAGGGCCAAGCCCTGAATCTTGGGCTGGGGTTGGCGCTGGTGTTCCGGCTGTTGTTGATTGCTGTGGCGCGCTGGGTGCTCGATTTCTGGCCGCTGCAGCTGCTGGCTTCGGCTTATCTGCTCTGGCTTTGCATCAGCAACCTGTTGCCCTCTGGGGAGGCGGCTGCGGACGCGGAGCCCGATCACGCTCCTGAACCGGGTTCCCCCCACCACGACCGCGGCTTGCTGGCGGTGGTGGGCACCCTTGCTCTCACCGATCTCGCCTTCTCCCTCGACAGCGTGGCCGCGGCGGTGGCGGTGAGCGACAACCTGCTGCTGGTGATGGCGGGTGGGGTGATTGGCGTGGTGGCCTTGCGGCTCACCTCCGCGCTGTTCATCCGCTGGCTCAGCGTGTTTCGTCATCTCGAAACGGCGGGCTACCTGGCGGTGGGCCTGGTGGGGGTGCGACTGCTGATTCGCCTCGCGGCTCCGAACCTGGTTCCCCCGGAATGGGTGTTGCTGGCCCTGGTGGGGATGCTTTTCCTCTGGGGCTTCTCCAGCCGCTTCCCCAGCCCTGATCCCAGCGAACTCACCCCCTGA
- a CDS encoding S41 family peptidase yields the protein MGSIRGKRVLVLVGVGALGVVALPPLLAPSAASLVNDSPKEVIDQTWQIVFRDYLDINGKYTPEKWRTLRRQVLSKTYGSSKESYEAIRGMLASLDDPYTRFMDPREFKEMQIDTSGELSGVGIQLSLDKETKELVVVSPIEGSPASRAGVMPKDVIVSIDGKSTKGMSTEDAVKLIRGQAGSTVTLQLRRDGKVVDTPLVRARIELHAVDSQVNTSADGTRIGYIRLKQFNANAAKDMADALKKLEGENVQGYVLDLRSNPGGLLMASIAIARQWMDEGVIVSTKTRDGIQDTKRATGRALTQRPLVVLVNEGSASASEILSGALQDNHRAVVVGEKTFGKGLVQSVRGLSDGSGMTVTIAKYLTPNGRDIHKHGIDPDVRAKLTAQEAQKLRLEDLGTSKDSQYRAAESTLLKQVKASNGITKAKLYNPASANVPAALSGAGSGR from the coding sequence ATGGGCAGCATTCGGGGGAAGCGGGTCCTGGTGCTGGTGGGTGTTGGTGCCTTGGGGGTGGTGGCGCTCCCACCCCTGCTCGCGCCCAGTGCGGCGTCGTTGGTGAACGACAGCCCCAAGGAGGTGATTGATCAGACCTGGCAGATCGTTTTCCGCGACTACCTGGACATCAACGGCAAATACACGCCGGAGAAATGGCGCACCCTGCGCCGTCAGGTGCTCTCGAAAACCTACGGCAGTTCCAAGGAGAGCTACGAAGCCATCCGCGGCATGCTCGCCAGCCTGGATGACCCCTATACGCGGTTCATGGATCCGCGTGAGTTCAAGGAGATGCAGATCGACACCTCCGGCGAGCTCTCGGGGGTGGGCATTCAGCTGAGCCTCGACAAAGAGACCAAGGAACTGGTGGTGGTGAGCCCGATTGAGGGGTCGCCGGCCTCCAGGGCTGGGGTGATGCCGAAGGACGTGATCGTGTCGATCGACGGCAAGAGCACCAAGGGGATGTCGACCGAGGACGCGGTGAAGCTGATCCGCGGCCAGGCCGGTTCCACCGTGACCCTGCAACTGCGCCGAGACGGCAAGGTGGTAGACACCCCGTTGGTGCGTGCGCGCATTGAGCTGCACGCTGTGGATAGCCAGGTGAACACCAGCGCCGATGGCACCCGCATCGGCTACATCCGCCTCAAGCAGTTCAACGCCAATGCGGCCAAGGACATGGCCGATGCCCTCAAGAAGCTGGAGGGCGAGAACGTGCAGGGATATGTGCTTGATCTGCGCAGCAATCCCGGTGGTTTGCTTATGGCGAGCATCGCCATTGCCCGCCAATGGATGGATGAAGGGGTGATCGTCTCCACCAAGACCCGCGACGGCATTCAGGACACCAAGCGCGCCACCGGTCGCGCCCTCACCCAGCGCCCGCTGGTGGTGCTGGTGAATGAGGGTTCAGCCAGCGCCAGCGAAATTCTCTCCGGTGCCCTGCAGGACAATCACCGTGCGGTGGTGGTGGGTGAGAAGACCTTCGGCAAAGGCCTGGTGCAATCGGTGCGCGGCCTCTCCGATGGTTCCGGCATGACCGTGACCATCGCCAAATACCTCACCCCCAATGGCCGCGACATTCACAAGCACGGCATTGATCCCGATGTGCGCGCCAAGCTCACCGCTCAGGAAGCGCAGAAGTTGCGGCTGGAAGATCTCGGGACTTCCAAAGACAGCCAATACCGCGCGGCCGAATCGACCCTGCTCAAGCAGGTGAAGGCCAGCAACGGCATCACGAAGGCCAAGCTCTACAACCCGGCGAGCGCCAACGTGCCGGCTGCCCTGAGTGGAGCCGGAAGCGGCCGCTAA
- a CDS encoding J domain-containing protein, which yields MGFDPRDWPSGGRSSRPITGNLDALLEENAALKQEVLRLRRLLDRYERLEREPRAATAKPQWLSHSEALHWARQLTQQPGWTQLRAGDEGHGLTGLIAHLNRSSFLPQLSLEQRLDRLAPGLGRDLEQALHGLNSKQQQALRAAFAVYGVSAREWLADEPRRVVAELRQQCQRLEQRSRSRGAGAGSRQEHSANEDTPGPPPGSDPRRAAAYRQLGLAWGASREAIKKAHRRLVKQHHPDMGGEADAFRRVNDAYQLLMA from the coding sequence ATGGGGTTTGATCCACGGGATTGGCCGTCTGGCGGGCGCTCGTCCCGGCCGATCACCGGCAATCTCGATGCCCTGCTTGAGGAGAACGCAGCGCTCAAGCAGGAGGTGCTGCGCCTACGCCGCTTGCTCGATCGCTATGAGCGGCTGGAGCGTGAACCGCGTGCCGCCACCGCCAAACCCCAGTGGCTGAGTCACTCTGAGGCGTTGCACTGGGCCCGCCAGCTCACGCAGCAACCGGGCTGGACGCAGCTGCGGGCCGGGGATGAAGGCCATGGGCTGACGGGCCTGATTGCCCACCTGAATCGCTCCAGCTTTCTGCCGCAGCTGAGCCTCGAGCAGCGGCTCGATCGTTTGGCACCTGGGCTGGGGCGTGATCTGGAACAGGCCCTGCATGGCCTCAACAGCAAGCAGCAGCAGGCGCTGCGGGCGGCCTTTGCCGTGTATGGCGTCAGCGCCCGGGAATGGTTGGCGGATGAGCCACGCCGCGTGGTGGCCGAGCTACGCCAGCAGTGCCAGCGGCTGGAGCAGCGAAGCCGCTCACGCGGTGCCGGCGCTGGTTCTCGCCAGGAACACAGTGCGAACGAGGACACCCCTGGGCCGCCCCCCGGCAGCGATCCGCGCCGGGCAGCGGCGTACCGGCAGCTGGGGCTGGCCTGGGGTGCCTCGCGCGAGGCGATCAAGAAAGCCCATCGCCGTTTGGTGAAGCAGCACCATCCCGACATGGGCGGAGAGGCCGACGCATTCCGCCGCGTCAACGACGCCTATCAACTGCTGATGGCCTGA